From Chryseobacterium joostei, the proteins below share one genomic window:
- a CDS encoding RagB/SusD family nutrient uptake outer membrane protein yields MKTILKTLLIFTSFFLSGCSKEWLEEKQDIKLIVPTTLSDLDLLMNTSIFSYDGRGSMEASCDDIEITLEQYNSLWYDFDRKLVTWTVDEFPKLDGGYTDEWDYAYSQVQSCNVALQSLEKISRTESNGILYDRIKGTALYHRSRAFLNLAMTFCKYYNKATAETDLGIPLKLDQDINTPIFRSSLGQTYQRIIDDLTIAASLLPRNAISPMHITNAGAYGLLARTYLFMNDYQHALETAEKSLRLYSILDDYNTFNPAASYPLAFNSKEVHIQLQLANPYSSISGLSSQIPFEIYSLYDENDLRKILYFKIVNGKPVWRGDLLSNQLAATATDEIMLIGAECAARLGDKDGAVALLNSLLKTRFKTGTFVPLSANTDIEVLDLVLIERRKELLKRGLRFQDLKRLNKETRYAKALTRIVGENIYTLPPNDKRYVLPIPQYIINYNGLEQN; encoded by the coding sequence ATGAAAACGATACTAAAAACTCTGTTAATATTCACATCATTTTTTTTATCTGGTTGTTCGAAAGAATGGTTGGAAGAGAAGCAAGATATTAAATTAATCGTACCAACGACCTTAAGTGATTTAGATTTATTGATGAATACCAGTATATTTTCTTATGATGGACGTGGGTCTATGGAAGCGTCTTGTGACGACATTGAAATTACATTGGAGCAATATAATTCATTATGGTATGATTTTGATCGCAAATTAGTGACCTGGACCGTAGATGAGTTTCCGAAGTTAGACGGTGGTTATACGGATGAGTGGGATTACGCTTATTCACAGGTACAGTCCTGTAATGTTGCATTACAATCTCTGGAAAAAATATCAAGAACGGAAAGTAACGGTATTTTATACGACAGAATAAAAGGAACAGCTTTGTATCACAGGTCTCGAGCTTTTTTGAATCTAGCAATGACATTTTGCAAATATTACAATAAAGCAACTGCTGAAACGGATTTAGGTATTCCGCTCAAGTTAGATCAGGATATTAACACACCAATTTTCAGGAGCTCCTTAGGCCAAACATACCAACGTATCATCGATGACCTTACTATAGCTGCCTCACTATTACCACGAAATGCAATCTCTCCCATGCACATCACTAATGCTGGTGCTTACGGATTATTAGCTAGAACTTATCTTTTTATGAACGATTATCAACATGCCCTTGAAACTGCGGAAAAATCCCTGCGATTATACTCTATACTTGATGATTATAATACTTTTAATCCTGCCGCTTCCTACCCACTTGCATTTAATAGTAAGGAAGTGCATATTCAGCTTCAGTTAGCAAACCCATATAGTAGTATTAGTGGTTTATCTTCTCAAATCCCTTTTGAAATATATAGTTTATACGATGAAAATGATCTTAGAAAAATTTTATATTTTAAAATTGTTAATGGAAAACCAGTATGGCGAGGAGATTTACTTTCAAATCAACTTGCAGCAACGGCGACAGACGAAATTATGCTTATCGGGGCAGAATGTGCGGCTCGTCTTGGGGATAAAGATGGTGCGGTAGCTCTACTGAATTCACTGTTGAAAACTAGATTTAAAACTGGAACATTTGTTCCTTTATCTGCAAACACAGATATTGAGGTGCTTGATCTTGTATTAATAGAACGAAGAAAAGAATTATTAAAAAGAGGTCTTCGATTTCAGGATTTGAAAAGGCTTAATAAAGAAACGCGCTACGCAAAAGCTCTGACAAGAATTGTAGGCGAAAATATATACACTTTACCTCCAAATGATAAGCGTTATGTATTACCAATTCCACAGTATATCATCAATTATAACGGTTTAGAGCAGAACTAG
- a CDS encoding SusC/RagA family TonB-linked outer membrane protein, with the protein MKKHDFSNKKNIPPWVDLFSHRRKLLRNGIKSATLFILLASGTALQAQQISLSLQKAPLSKAISEIRKATKYDFVYNEELLKKVGPITVNLKNASLEETLRTLFANQPIAFEIADGIIILQERRAPNTTNSKKKETIKGKIVDEKGNPLAGATIQVKGSNFVTNSDNNGNFELPSEYAESELKISFLGYAPLSVSAKYIDRITLITNSNVIDEVSVVASGYQSIPKERATGSFSKVDNSTFNRQVSTDVISRLKGIAPSILFDERSGSPKLTIRGQATIFGNDQPLIVVDNFPYEGDINNINPNDIEDIDILKDAAAASIWGVRAGNGVIVIKTKKGRADQPMNIGFTSNVTKGQKPDLYYLPKIASTDFIDIEKMLFEKGYYNTIISNTASNRPYSPVVSILNDQKNGLLTADEATSRIDALRKHDLRDDMNKYLYQQSVKQQYALNISGGSKKYSYYFSSGFDKNNNSEKGEGFNRISLNSNQTFRPIDRLEITAGLSYNQNIQTTSNVVSMLNNMGTELMYPYARLVDDNGNPAVVIKDHSTVLKQKALSAGLLNWDFVPLEELQLQNNKLKQSEMRLNAALKYLIIPSLSAEVRFQYENQIGRRRNFYDQDSYVMRDQINKYTTINNGIMTRNIPVGGRLDNTNNELHALNGRFQLNFDQKWNKHQVNAIAGFEVRETKANSISSRLYGFDPNVGSSVLVDYLTRFSLYGKGTTATIPTNDNFSGTLDRIRSYYVNGAYNYDLRYVISASARIDQSNLFGVNTNQKSVPLWSTGFKWNINKESFYNFDWLRELSLRSTFGYSGNIDRTTTAYTTARLTKNPENGLPAADLVTPPNNELRWERNRMFNIGIDFTSQNNRLSGSIEYFNRKGTDLIGNGDIDPTTGFTSFRGNLANMDGKGVDIELNSINIQSRDFSWKTTAIFSYAKDIVTKYKRSITLTNFLTDNSVGRVTNSYNPVEGRSLFGIYSYPWAGLDPQTGQARGYLDGEPSTQYSKITQQIANDPANTLIYNGNALAPYFGALRNSFSYKGIDLSLNITYRFGYYFRRNSIMYSALYNNYGINGDYYSRWQVPGDETRTNVPALTYPAVNVADQFYRNSEVLVSKGDHIRLQDVNISYTLSPHILRSLHLKNVRFFAYVNNVCMIWKANKVNLDPDFPTTKPIRTIAFGVNCNL; encoded by the coding sequence ATGAAAAAACATGATTTTTCCAACAAGAAAAACATTCCGCCGTGGGTGGATCTGTTTTCCCACAGGAGAAAACTTCTGCGCAATGGTATAAAGAGTGCAACGCTCTTTATACTACTTGCCAGCGGTACAGCTTTACAGGCTCAACAGATTAGCCTTTCCTTGCAGAAAGCGCCCTTGTCAAAAGCAATTTCAGAAATTCGGAAAGCGACAAAATATGATTTTGTTTACAATGAGGAACTACTGAAAAAAGTTGGCCCCATTACTGTAAACCTGAAAAATGCTTCGTTAGAAGAGACATTACGAACACTCTTTGCAAACCAACCGATCGCATTTGAAATTGCGGATGGCATCATCATATTGCAGGAGCGAAGAGCACCGAATACTACCAATTCAAAAAAAAAGGAAACAATAAAAGGAAAGATCGTCGATGAAAAGGGCAATCCATTAGCTGGCGCAACCATTCAAGTTAAGGGCAGCAATTTTGTAACGAACTCCGATAACAACGGTAATTTTGAATTGCCTTCGGAGTATGCAGAATCTGAGCTAAAGATCAGCTTTTTAGGCTATGCACCATTGTCGGTATCAGCAAAATACATTGACCGGATAACATTGATAACAAATAGCAATGTCATCGATGAGGTATCCGTTGTTGCCAGTGGGTATCAATCTATTCCAAAGGAAAGAGCAACGGGGTCTTTTTCCAAGGTCGATAATTCGACATTCAACCGTCAGGTTTCAACTGATGTGATCAGCAGGCTGAAAGGGATAGCGCCGTCCATTCTATTTGATGAGCGTTCAGGAAGCCCGAAGCTAACCATCAGGGGACAGGCTACGATCTTTGGTAACGATCAACCACTGATTGTTGTTGATAATTTTCCTTATGAGGGCGATATCAACAATATCAATCCGAATGATATTGAGGATATTGATATTTTGAAAGATGCTGCTGCCGCTTCAATCTGGGGAGTTCGTGCTGGTAATGGTGTGATCGTCATTAAAACTAAAAAGGGACGAGCAGACCAGCCGATGAATATAGGTTTTACCTCTAATGTCACAAAAGGGCAGAAGCCTGATCTTTATTATTTGCCTAAGATCGCATCTACTGATTTCATAGATATCGAAAAGATGCTATTTGAGAAAGGGTATTACAATACAATTATTAGCAATACGGCATCAAATAGACCTTATTCTCCTGTTGTGAGTATTCTTAATGACCAGAAAAATGGATTGCTTACAGCGGACGAAGCTACATCAAGGATAGATGCGCTAAGGAAACATGATTTACGGGATGATATGAACAAATATCTATACCAGCAAAGTGTTAAACAGCAGTATGCTTTGAATATCAGCGGTGGTTCAAAAAAATATAGTTATTACTTTTCGTCAGGATTTGATAAAAATAATAATTCAGAAAAAGGGGAGGGTTTTAATAGAATAAGCCTCAATAGTAATCAAACATTTAGACCAATTGATCGGCTTGAAATTACAGCAGGTTTGAGTTACAATCAAAATATTCAGACCACTTCCAATGTTGTTTCAATGTTAAATAATATGGGAACTGAATTAATGTATCCGTATGCAAGATTGGTTGATGATAATGGTAATCCAGCAGTAGTCATTAAAGATCATAGTACTGTGCTCAAACAAAAAGCCCTTTCAGCAGGACTGCTTAATTGGGATTTTGTTCCATTGGAGGAATTACAATTACAAAATAATAAGTTGAAGCAATCTGAAATGCGGTTAAATGCTGCTCTTAAATATTTAATAATACCATCATTGTCAGCGGAAGTTCGTTTCCAGTACGAAAATCAAATAGGTAGGCGTAGGAACTTCTATGATCAGGATAGTTATGTTATGCGTGACCAAATTAATAAGTATACTACAATTAATAATGGTATTATGACCCGTAATATCCCAGTGGGTGGCCGGCTAGATAACACAAACAACGAACTACATGCTTTAAATGGGCGTTTTCAATTGAACTTTGATCAAAAATGGAATAAACATCAGGTAAATGCTATCGCAGGATTTGAGGTTAGAGAAACAAAGGCAAACAGTATAAGCTCCAGACTGTATGGCTTTGATCCCAATGTCGGTTCAAGTGTCTTAGTTGATTACCTGACACGCTTTTCCTTATATGGAAAAGGAACTACAGCTACCATTCCTACAAATGATAACTTCTCAGGTACTTTGGATCGAATTCGATCTTATTATGTCAATGGAGCATATAATTATGATTTACGATACGTAATCTCAGCTAGCGCAAGAATTGACCAGTCTAATCTTTTCGGGGTCAATACTAATCAAAAATCGGTGCCTTTATGGTCAACTGGTTTTAAATGGAATATTAATAAAGAGAGCTTTTACAATTTTGATTGGTTAAGGGAACTGAGCCTAAGATCTACTTTTGGATATAGTGGGAATATTGACCGTACAACCACAGCTTATACAACAGCACGTTTGACAAAAAATCCTGAGAATGGTTTGCCTGCCGCTGATTTAGTAACCCCTCCGAACAATGAATTACGTTGGGAGCGAAACCGAATGTTTAATATCGGTATTGATTTCACTTCGCAAAACAATAGACTTTCAGGAAGTATAGAATATTTTAATCGCAAAGGAACTGATCTAATCGGTAATGGGGATATTGATCCAACAACTGGTTTTACATCATTTAGGGGTAATCTTGCCAATATGGATGGCAAAGGTGTTGATATAGAACTGAATTCTATTAATATTCAAAGTAGGGACTTTAGCTGGAAAACGACAGCGATTTTTTCTTATGCGAAAGATATTGTAACGAAGTACAAAAGATCTATAACACTCACGAATTTTCTTACAGATAATAGTGTAGGTAGAGTTACCAATTCATATAATCCCGTCGAGGGCCGGTCTCTGTTTGGAATTTACAGTTATCCTTGGGCCGGACTAGATCCGCAAACAGGACAGGCAAGAGGATATTTAGATGGAGAACCATCTACACAATACTCAAAAATCACTCAGCAGATAGCTAACGATCCAGCTAATACCTTAATTTATAACGGTAATGCGCTCGCACCTTATTTTGGAGCTTTGCGTAATTCATTTAGTTACAAAGGAATTGATCTGTCTTTAAACATAACATATCGTTTTGGATATTATTTTAGAAGAAATTCCATTATGTATTCTGCTTTATATAATAATTATGGTATAAATGGAGACTACTATAGTAGGTGGCAGGTACCAGGAGATGAGACAAGGACAAATGTTCCTGCGCTTACTTATCCTGCTGTAAATGTGGCGGACCAGTTTTATCGGAATTCAGAAGTACTTGTAAGCAAGGGAGATCATATACGGCTTCAAGATGTCAATATTTCTTACACTTTATCCCCACATATTCTCAGAAGTTTACATTTAAAAAATGTGCGATTTTTTGCTTATGTAAATAATGTCTGTATGATCTGGAAAGCGAACAAAGTAAATCTTGATCCTGATTTCCCAACTACAAAACCCATACGCACGATCGCTTTTGGAGTTAACTGTAACCTCTAA
- a CDS encoding FecR family protein: MRDMKEEELFDGFEITELLHKYIKGQKLPYWDREFLEDWIEESESNRAVFQQLLDQHRLASDLVELKESGTTTNDELARFNKILDKPKPASIWFRLVTAAAVLFTISISVWLYKFYQSDKILSTEVATTTISGDILPGSDKATLTFEDGKVLSLAGDKKAIKVDEQGTSYMDGTSISVSKVQFATLITPRKGQYKITLPDGTKVWLNAESSLRYPTKFTDKDRYVELQGEGFFDVAHDKSKPFIVASNGQQVKVLGTQFNINSYSNEPAVRTTLVSGRVELLSTRDKATVILAPGQQAKLVNDGFAINSVDTEPFIAWTSNEFQFKGAALQEVLRQIERWYDVDVDYNNIPNIKVNGTISRDKKLSSVLYALEKITDLQINLTKGRRIEIQK, translated from the coding sequence ATGCGAGACATGAAAGAAGAAGAGTTGTTCGACGGATTTGAGATCACGGAATTACTTCATAAGTATATTAAAGGACAAAAACTTCCCTATTGGGATAGGGAGTTCCTTGAAGACTGGATAGAAGAAAGTGAATCCAATCGGGCAGTTTTCCAACAGCTGTTGGATCAACACCGTTTGGCTAGTGATCTTGTCGAACTGAAAGAATCAGGTACTACAACCAACGATGAACTTGCAAGATTCAATAAAATACTTGACAAGCCAAAGCCAGCGAGCATCTGGTTCAGACTGGTGACAGCAGCAGCGGTGCTTTTCACAATTTCCATTTCAGTATGGCTTTATAAATTTTATCAGTCAGACAAGATTTTATCGACAGAAGTCGCAACAACTACCATATCGGGAGATATTCTTCCGGGGAGTGATAAAGCAACGCTAACATTTGAAGATGGGAAAGTTCTTTCGCTCGCAGGGGATAAGAAAGCTATAAAAGTAGATGAGCAGGGCACTTCCTATATGGATGGCACCAGCATTTCAGTAAGTAAGGTACAGTTTGCGACACTCATTACGCCACGTAAGGGACAGTATAAGATAACGCTTCCCGATGGCACTAAAGTCTGGCTAAATGCCGAGTCTTCTTTACGTTATCCTACAAAGTTCACTGATAAAGACAGGTATGTTGAATTGCAAGGGGAAGGCTTTTTCGATGTGGCACATGATAAATCAAAGCCTTTTATTGTTGCTTCTAATGGGCAGCAGGTGAAGGTACTTGGAACTCAGTTTAATATCAACAGTTATTCCAATGAACCTGCTGTCAGAACAACGTTAGTCAGCGGACGAGTTGAATTGTTAAGTACCCGTGACAAGGCAACTGTGATACTTGCTCCCGGCCAGCAAGCTAAGCTCGTTAATGACGGTTTTGCCATCAATTCCGTAGATACCGAACCTTTTATAGCATGGACTTCAAATGAGTTTCAGTTTAAAGGAGCCGCTTTGCAGGAAGTCCTGAGACAAATTGAACGGTGGTATGATGTTGATGTTGATTACAACAATATTCCAAATATCAAGGTTAACGGAACCATTTCAAGAGATAAGAAACTCTCCAGTGTGTTATATGCACTTGAAAAAATTACAGATTTACAGATCAACCTAACGAAAGGAAGGAGGATTGAAATTCAGAAATAA
- a CDS encoding RNA polymerase sigma factor, with protein MTSRHEIEEKALLTRFQSGDRRAMDTIFQLYHPALIFFANRLLINFDQGNAQEVVLDVMLKTFELRETFKSYASIKAFLYISTKNKCLDVIEKEKVRLKRLEKLTNEFEEFEEENILSKIIHTEVLRELSESIDLLPEQCRNIMQKLMSGATPKEISEELNISISTVNSQKARAISILKKTLSNKGMVLLLFYI; from the coding sequence ATGACATCCAGACATGAGATCGAAGAAAAGGCACTGCTAACAAGGTTTCAAAGCGGTGATAGGAGAGCAATGGATACGATTTTCCAGCTCTATCACCCGGCATTAATCTTTTTTGCCAATAGACTACTTATAAATTTTGATCAAGGGAATGCACAGGAAGTCGTTCTGGATGTTATGCTTAAAACTTTTGAGCTAAGGGAAACCTTTAAGAGTTATGCGAGCATTAAAGCATTTCTCTATATATCCACAAAGAACAAGTGTTTAGACGTTATTGAAAAAGAGAAAGTTCGATTAAAAAGGCTTGAAAAGCTTACAAACGAATTCGAGGAATTTGAGGAGGAGAATATCCTGAGCAAGATAATCCATACTGAAGTACTTCGTGAACTAAGCGAATCGATAGACCTTCTTCCGGAACAATGTCGGAACATTATGCAAAAACTGATGAGTGGAGCTACACCAAAAGAGATTTCCGAGGAACTTAATATCAGTATCAGCACTGTCAACAGCCAAAAAGCACGTGCCATTTCAATACTAAAAAAGACCCTTTCAAATAAAGGTATGGTACTTCTGCTTTTTTATATTTAA
- a CDS encoding DNA polymerase III subunit alpha, giving the protein MYLNCHSYHSLRYGTLSIDDLVCQAAAMGIKELVLTDINTITGIYEFKKKCEGKGIKPIVGVEIRKGSELLYIVIAKEFTGIGEVNRALTSYNCDGIDLPERPDFEHCFIIYPLNAHRPEQLNDNEYIGIQEEELNMLIRKEYQRLIPKMVILHPVTFSTKKEFNLHRILRAIDNNMLLSKLPESEICSKTAYLKSPKVILNAYRNYPQIIQNTTVILSECGFDFEFETPRNRKFYTGSKKDDLRLLTRLAFTGLERRYGKSHTQAKQRIEKELKVIDELNFSGYFLITWDIIRYSNSVGFMHVGRGSGANSIVAYCLGITDICPLELDLYFERFLNENRKSPPDFDIDWSWQDRDTILEYIFDRYGKDYVAFCGTNVEFKCRSIIREVGKVFGLPKEELDELSKYPERVFRDEIVQQVQKYGKLLEKFPNQRSMHSCGIIISEEPLTNFTALEMPPKGFPIVQWDMHVAEEIGFEKFDILSQRGLGTINDTVRLLEEKRGIKVNIKDTNISKDEGKCNEFLSQGRTIGCFYIESPAMRGLLRRLKCDNYKVLVAASSIIRPGVAQSGMMREYIFRHNNPDKFEYFHKVFEEQLGDTYGIMVYQEDVIKIALHYGGVSAADGDILRRAMSGKGRSLSALQKVKDDFFASCRQQGHPQELSTEIYRQIESFAGYSFCKAHSASYAVESYQSLYLKVYYPLEFMVSVINNMGGFYRTEVYVHEARMSGGKIMNPCVNRSEHQATIYGDEIYLGFMHLEKVESKLGQLIPEDRRRNGQYKSMEDFIKRIPIGIETLQILIFIGAFRFCGVPKNELLLKARVLLGDFKPKHRFETLFEEPVKEFKFPELKRNIFEDAFDEIEILSFPVSCTPFDLLKTKYRGTVMANELVQYHKKQVKMLAYLISRKHVPTKRGTMYFGTWVDVNGNYFDTAHFPDCLEKYPFQGGGCYLLLGVVEVDFHFPTITITKMAKMPFIPDPRYSHDEEKKYEAQQRMKEDVSMTFRAPYPREHEIGLPRVSFNNKLL; this is encoded by the coding sequence ATGTATTTGAACTGCCATTCCTATCACAGCTTACGTTATGGAACGTTATCCATTGACGATCTTGTATGCCAGGCAGCCGCAATGGGTATTAAAGAGCTTGTTCTTACTGATATCAATACGATTACGGGCATTTATGAATTTAAGAAAAAATGTGAAGGGAAAGGAATAAAGCCTATTGTTGGTGTTGAGATACGTAAGGGGAGTGAATTGCTCTATATTGTCATTGCAAAAGAGTTTACCGGGATAGGGGAGGTAAATCGGGCTCTAACATCTTATAATTGTGATGGTATCGATCTACCTGAGCGACCTGATTTTGAACACTGTTTTATCATTTATCCACTGAATGCTCACAGACCTGAACAGCTTAATGATAATGAATATATTGGAATTCAGGAGGAAGAGCTAAATATGTTGATCCGCAAAGAATATCAAAGGTTGATTCCCAAAATGGTCATATTACACCCTGTGACTTTCAGCACGAAGAAAGAATTCAATCTGCACCGGATTTTGAGGGCTATTGATAATAATATGTTGCTTTCTAAATTACCAGAAAGCGAAATTTGCTCGAAAACAGCGTATTTAAAATCTCCAAAAGTAATTTTAAATGCCTACCGGAATTATCCGCAAATTATCCAGAATACAACTGTAATTCTTTCGGAGTGCGGTTTTGACTTTGAATTCGAAACACCACGCAATAGAAAATTTTATACAGGTTCTAAGAAAGATGACCTGCGGCTTTTAACACGGTTAGCTTTTACTGGACTGGAAAGACGTTATGGGAAAAGTCACACACAGGCAAAACAGCGGATCGAAAAGGAATTGAAAGTTATTGATGAACTTAATTTCAGTGGATATTTCCTGATCACATGGGATATTATCAGGTATAGTAATAGTGTGGGTTTTATGCATGTTGGTAGGGGCAGCGGTGCAAATAGTATTGTCGCTTACTGTTTGGGTATTACCGATATCTGCCCCTTGGAACTCGATCTCTACTTTGAGCGGTTTTTAAATGAGAACCGAAAAAGCCCACCGGACTTTGATATCGATTGGAGCTGGCAGGATCGGGATACTATATTGGAGTATATCTTCGACCGTTACGGCAAAGATTACGTTGCGTTCTGTGGGACGAATGTTGAGTTTAAGTGCCGATCTATTATCCGGGAGGTAGGGAAGGTGTTTGGTTTACCGAAAGAGGAACTCGATGAATTGTCGAAATATCCTGAAAGAGTATTTCGAGATGAGATAGTACAGCAAGTTCAGAAATATGGAAAACTCTTAGAAAAGTTTCCAAATCAGCGTTCCATGCATTCTTGTGGGATTATTATTTCTGAAGAACCCCTGACAAATTTTACTGCACTGGAAATGCCGCCCAAGGGATTTCCGATCGTGCAATGGGATATGCATGTGGCAGAGGAAATTGGATTTGAGAAATTCGATATCCTATCCCAGCGGGGGCTGGGTACAATCAATGATACAGTTAGGCTTCTGGAAGAGAAAAGAGGAATTAAGGTAAACATCAAAGACACTAACATTTCCAAGGATGAAGGAAAATGCAATGAGTTTTTAAGCCAGGGAAGGACAATAGGTTGTTTTTATATCGAAAGTCCAGCGATGCGCGGGCTGCTGCGAAGGTTAAAATGTGACAACTATAAAGTGCTGGTGGCAGCATCGTCGATTATACGTCCAGGAGTGGCTCAGAGCGGCATGATGCGGGAATATATCTTTCGGCACAACAATCCAGATAAGTTTGAATATTTCCATAAAGTTTTTGAAGAGCAACTCGGAGATACGTACGGCATCATGGTGTATCAAGAAGATGTTATTAAGATTGCGCTGCATTATGGGGGAGTATCCGCAGCGGATGGTGATATTCTCAGAAGGGCAATGAGCGGAAAAGGTAGGTCACTTTCGGCACTGCAAAAAGTAAAAGACGATTTTTTTGCATCTTGCAGACAACAGGGACACCCGCAAGAACTGAGTACAGAGATTTACCGACAGATTGAATCATTTGCAGGCTACTCATTTTGCAAGGCACATTCTGCATCTTACGCTGTAGAAAGTTATCAGAGTTTATATCTGAAAGTATACTATCCGTTGGAATTTATGGTGTCAGTTATCAATAATATGGGTGGTTTTTACCGGACGGAAGTGTATGTTCATGAAGCAAGGATGTCTGGTGGAAAGATTATGAATCCATGTGTAAACAGGAGTGAGCACCAAGCTACGATTTATGGAGATGAGATCTATTTGGGATTTATGCATCTTGAAAAAGTGGAATCAAAACTTGGACAATTGATTCCCGAAGACAGGAGAAGGAATGGACAATACAAATCCATGGAAGACTTTATCAAACGAATACCTATTGGCATAGAAACGTTGCAGATATTGATATTTATTGGTGCTTTTCGATTTTGCGGAGTTCCTAAGAATGAATTATTATTAAAAGCAAGGGTACTGCTTGGAGACTTTAAACCAAAACATCGGTTTGAAACATTGTTTGAAGAGCCTGTGAAGGAATTTAAATTTCCGGAACTGAAAAGAAACATCTTTGAAGATGCTTTTGATGAGATAGAAATTTTAAGTTTTCCAGTGTCCTGTACACCTTTTGATCTATTAAAGACCAAGTACAGGGGGACAGTGATGGCAAATGAGCTTGTTCAATATCATAAGAAGCAAGTTAAAATGCTAGCCTATTTGATTTCTAGAAAACATGTTCCGACGAAAAGGGGAACAATGTATTTTGGAACCTGGGTCGATGTCAATGGAAATTATTTTGATACGGCACATTTCCCGGATTGCCTAGAAAAGTATCCTTTTCAGGGTGGGGGATGCTATTTACTTTTAGGGGTGGTAGAAGTAGACTTTCATTTTCCTACGATTACAATAACTAAAATGGCAAAGATGCCATTTATTCCTGATCCACGATATTCCCACGATGAGGAAAAGAAATATGAAGCGCAACAACGAATGAAAGAAGATGTGAGTATGACTTTTCGAGCTCCATATCCTCGAGAACATGAGATTGGATTGCCAAGAGTGAGTTTTAATAATAAACTATTATGA
- the dinB gene encoding DNA polymerase IV, which produces MNRSIVHMDLDTFFVSCERLVNSQLNGIPLIIGGGDRGVVSSCSYEARTFGVRSAMPMKMALRLCPQAKVVKGDMELYSKMSHTVTEVIEESAPVMEKASIDEFYLDLTGMDKFFGAYKWTNELGARIEKETGLPISYALSINKTVSKIGTGESKPHGHREIPSVGVHSFLNPLSIKKMPTVGNATFQLFSRVGIRTIGTLSEMPVEVLQQMIGKNGVDLWKKANGIDETPVIAYSERKSISKERTFNSDTMDVYEIRSIISGMAELLAHQLRQEKWLTATVVIKIRYSNFDTETKQSRVSYTSSDHTLARVALELFDKVYVRRMRLRLVGLRFTDLVHGSYQMNLFEDNAELISLYQAMDNIKNRFGKDAVGRAVGFNFSR; this is translated from the coding sequence ATGAATCGGTCTATCGTACATATGGATTTAGATACCTTCTTTGTTTCCTGCGAGCGGCTTGTAAACTCACAGCTTAATGGTATCCCATTGATTATTGGTGGAGGAGACCGCGGTGTGGTTTCTTCCTGTAGTTATGAAGCAAGAACTTTCGGCGTTAGATCCGCCATGCCAATGAAAATGGCGCTACGCCTTTGCCCACAGGCTAAAGTAGTGAAGGGCGATATGGAATTGTACAGTAAGATGTCCCATACTGTTACAGAAGTTATTGAAGAAAGCGCACCGGTAATGGAGAAAGCTTCCATCGATGAGTTTTATCTTGACCTTACCGGTATGGATAAATTTTTTGGGGCATATAAATGGACGAATGAGTTAGGTGCCAGAATTGAAAAAGAAACAGGACTTCCGATCAGTTATGCGTTGTCAATAAATAAAACAGTGAGCAAAATTGGTACGGGGGAATCCAAACCTCACGGTCATCGTGAGATACCTTCAGTAGGCGTTCATTCATTTTTAAACCCTTTGTCGATCAAAAAGATGCCTACGGTAGGGAATGCAACTTTTCAACTATTTTCAAGAGTTGGAATAAGGACTATAGGCACGTTATCAGAAATGCCGGTTGAGGTGCTTCAACAGATGATCGGAAAGAATGGTGTTGATCTTTGGAAGAAAGCCAATGGAATTGATGAAACTCCTGTCATAGCATATTCAGAGAGAAAATCAATCTCGAAAGAAAGAACCTTTAATAGCGATACGATGGATGTGTATGAAATTAGAAGTATTATTTCGGGAATGGCTGAACTGTTGGCCCATCAACTTCGCCAAGAAAAGTGGTTGACAGCGACTGTAGTAATTAAGATCAGGTATTCAAACTTTGACACCGAAACCAAACAGAGCCGTGTAAGCTATACATCATCTGATCACACTTTGGCAAGAGTTGCGCTTGAACTTTTCGATAAAGTATATGTGCGAAGGATGCGTCTCCGTTTAGTGGGGTTAAGATTTACTGATCTTGTCCACGGTAGTTATCAGATGAATTTATTTGAGGATAATGCTGAGCTCATCAGCTTGTATCAGGCAATGGACAATATTAAGAATCGTTTCGGAAAAGATGCGGTCGGCAGGGCCGTGGGTTTTAATTTTTCACGCTAA